From a region of the Salinispira pacifica genome:
- a CDS encoding TatD family hydrolase, whose amino-acid sequence MKLFDTHAHIGLIHEDPIEQLIITQEARQSNVDGIISICNNLHDFFAVYENLKTANNVYYAVGVSPSEVQNPGLDWESKIDQGAAMDKVVAIGETGLDYYRKFGDKDSQVELFIRQLEIAEKLDLPVIIHNRDAGSDILDILRERIPSRGGILHCYGEDWEFAKKALELNLYISFAGNVTYKNARNLHETAKNIPLDRMVIESESPFMVPAAYRGKRNKPSYLHSTAEFLADLRDMSVEDFSQTSYDNACRLFNIQQ is encoded by the coding sequence ATGAAGCTATTTGATACTCACGCCCACATCGGGTTGATTCATGAAGACCCGATCGAACAACTTATTATTACTCAGGAAGCCCGACAGTCAAATGTGGACGGTATTATCAGCATTTGCAACAACCTGCATGATTTCTTTGCCGTATATGAAAATCTGAAAACTGCCAACAATGTATATTATGCGGTGGGAGTCTCTCCATCCGAAGTACAAAACCCCGGTCTGGACTGGGAGTCAAAGATTGATCAGGGTGCAGCCATGGATAAGGTGGTTGCCATCGGTGAAACCGGCCTGGATTATTACCGAAAATTCGGCGACAAGGACAGCCAGGTGGAGCTTTTTATCCGTCAGCTGGAAATCGCCGAAAAACTCGACCTTCCGGTGATCATTCATAACCGGGATGCGGGTAGCGATATTCTGGATATCCTCCGTGAGCGGATTCCCAGCCGGGGAGGAATTCTCCATTGCTATGGTGAGGATTGGGAATTTGCAAAAAAAGCGCTTGAACTGAACCTCTATATCTCATTTGCAGGGAATGTGACCTACAAGAATGCCCGAAACCTCCATGAAACGGCGAAAAACATTCCTCTGGACCGAATGGTAATCGAATCCGAGAGTCCGTTTATGGTGCCTGCAGCCTACCGGGGAAAGCGAAATAAGCCAAGCTATCTGCACAGCACCGCCGAATTCCTGGCGGATCTCCGGGATATGTCTGTAGAGGATTTCTCGCAAACCAGCTACGACAATGCCTGCAGACTCTTCAATATTCAGCAATAG
- a CDS encoding M23 family metallopeptidase, with the protein MEAAKQIMRSDSKNRKPVFSNIKAFFRKSSAFVKSLVKQKFTVMFIPHSEKKVVNFQVSTILLAFVAAILLGMVGGFFYMTTVYAGSEQVISEQEDDLVVTQGNLDTVLDEVNDLVKVYEIFENAMSGTLNELGVSNVMEGGISGSGDLSSISDLQEINNGEVREIYDLRRLRESISDAVGPLENISFGLEVRKEVLANLPTLWPVAGGRSAVTMEFGPNIHPINGNWYLHKGIDIAGPMGLPIQAAANGRVVESGVNNISGYGNYVVIEHKYGFKTRYSHMGSRLVEEGDIVSQGDRIGTLGSTGKSSGPHLDFQIMLGTEVLDPASFLKIQNTFERWEGNR; encoded by the coding sequence GTGGAGGCAGCAAAGCAAATTATGCGCTCGGACAGCAAGAATCGAAAGCCTGTATTTTCAAACATCAAAGCATTTTTCCGTAAATCCTCTGCATTCGTCAAATCTCTGGTGAAACAGAAATTCACCGTCATGTTCATCCCTCATTCAGAGAAAAAGGTAGTGAATTTTCAGGTGAGTACCATTCTGCTCGCATTTGTAGCTGCGATTCTTCTGGGTATGGTTGGCGGGTTCTTTTATATGACAACCGTGTATGCAGGCTCGGAACAGGTAATCAGTGAGCAGGAAGATGATCTTGTAGTTACCCAGGGTAACCTGGATACCGTGCTGGATGAAGTGAATGATCTGGTAAAGGTTTACGAAATTTTTGAGAATGCCATGTCGGGAACCCTGAATGAACTGGGAGTCTCCAATGTAATGGAAGGCGGCATCAGCGGTTCAGGAGACCTCTCATCAATCAGCGATCTTCAGGAGATCAATAACGGCGAGGTCCGGGAAATTTACGATCTGCGAAGGCTCAGAGAATCCATCTCTGATGCCGTAGGTCCTCTTGAAAATATTTCCTTCGGTCTGGAAGTGCGAAAAGAAGTTTTAGCAAATCTGCCCACCCTGTGGCCGGTTGCCGGAGGTCGATCTGCGGTAACCATGGAGTTCGGACCGAATATCCATCCGATTAATGGAAACTGGTATCTCCACAAGGGAATCGACATAGCAGGCCCCATGGGACTGCCTATACAGGCTGCGGCCAACGGCAGAGTTGTAGAATCCGGGGTGAACAATATCTCAGGCTACGGAAACTATGTGGTAATTGAGCATAAATACGGATTTAAAACCCGCTACAGCCATATGGGAAGCCGTCTGGTTGAAGAAGGGGATATTGTATCCCAGGGAGACAGGATCGGAACCCTGGGCAGCACCGGTAAATCATCGGGGCCTCACCTTGACTTTCAGATTATGCTTGGAACCGAAGTTCTTGACCCCGCAAGCTTCCTGAAAATTCAGAATACATTTGAACGCTGGGAAGGTAACCGCTGA
- a CDS encoding PSP1 domain-containing protein translates to MSCTPSQEFTDNEKLLSENRYEYVALKVLHTNDVQYCRNSAEVKTGSHYIIPTKYGPDLALAIGSTDSCVNCSLNGSKENGENGDGPRLIEIIEEAGPEDMEAYSQNLERSKEAFQITQELIGHHNLNMKLVRIHFVLRESRIVFFFTSEKRVDFRALVRDLVSHFRARIELRQIGVRDEARMVGGRGVCGRALCCNAIGENLEPVSIKMAKTQKLSLNSQKISGPCGRLLCCLAFEYKTYQKEQEGFPREGQWLELKPGEKVRISEVNILSKKVCAYSKDGVRMEFPGEDIQYTRGENLWRYHAPEIEPEDLL, encoded by the coding sequence ATGAGTTGTACACCCTCTCAGGAATTTACGGACAACGAAAAGCTGTTGTCGGAGAATAGATACGAATATGTTGCATTGAAGGTCCTTCATACCAATGATGTACAGTATTGCAGGAATAGCGCTGAGGTCAAAACCGGATCCCATTACATAATACCCACCAAATATGGCCCGGACCTGGCCCTTGCCATCGGCTCCACCGACAGCTGTGTTAACTGCAGTCTGAACGGTTCCAAGGAAAACGGCGAGAACGGCGACGGACCCCGGCTTATAGAAATTATAGAAGAAGCAGGACCTGAGGATATGGAAGCATATTCCCAAAACCTGGAACGGTCCAAAGAAGCGTTTCAGATTACCCAGGAACTTATCGGGCATCATAATCTCAACATGAAGCTTGTACGGATACACTTTGTGCTCCGTGAGAGCAGAATTGTATTTTTCTTCACTTCCGAGAAGAGGGTTGATTTTCGTGCTCTGGTGAGGGACTTGGTAAGTCATTTTCGTGCCCGCATAGAGTTGAGGCAGATCGGAGTCAGGGACGAAGCCCGAATGGTTGGCGGCCGGGGAGTATGCGGCCGGGCTCTGTGCTGTAACGCCATCGGGGAAAATCTTGAACCTGTCTCAATAAAAATGGCGAAGACCCAGAAGCTCAGCCTCAATTCCCAGAAAATATCCGGACCCTGCGGACGACTGCTTTGCTGTCTTGCATTCGAGTACAAAACCTATCAGAAAGAGCAGGAAGGATTTCCCAGGGAAGGGCAGTGGCTTGAGCTGAAGCCTGGAGAGAAGGTAAGAATCTCAGAGGTAAACATCCTCAGCAAAAAGGTCTGCGCATACTCAAAAGACGGGGTTCGAATGGAATTTCCCGGGGAAGATATACAGTATACCAGAGGGGAAAACCTCTGGCGCTATCATGCCCCGGAAATAGAACCTGAAGATCTTTTGTAA
- a CDS encoding bactofilin family protein produces MERFPEEQYVNSLIGFGSRFKGDIEIDGLFRIDGDFSGSVKTEGKVLIGSRGRADCSINARVVVIGGIFRGTVYAQEKIIVLASAVVIGNLYTPRLIAEEGVLINGSLVVTGKKAGRKNVVQPRSNGLDSSEGSDSPGKEQTRGIEAARPGGLFRIGRKRRQPSASEENTGSRTS; encoded by the coding sequence ATGGAGCGGTTTCCCGAAGAACAATACGTAAACTCTCTCATCGGTTTCGGCAGCAGGTTTAAAGGCGACATTGAAATAGACGGGCTGTTCAGGATCGACGGTGATTTTTCCGGTTCTGTTAAAACCGAGGGAAAGGTGCTTATCGGCAGTCGGGGCAGGGCGGACTGCAGCATTAATGCCAGAGTTGTTGTCATCGGCGGAATTTTCCGGGGCACGGTGTATGCCCAGGAAAAAATTATCGTTCTCGCTTCGGCTGTTGTTATCGGAAATCTCTATACGCCACGGCTGATCGCCGAGGAAGGGGTGCTGATTAACGGGTCACTGGTGGTAACCGGGAAGAAAGCCGGCCGGAAAAACGTGGTTCAGCCCCGAAGTAACGGTCTTGATTCCTCTGAAGGATCAGATTCTCCAGGAAAAGAGCAGACCAGGGGTATTGAAGCGGCACGGCCCGGGGGACTTTTCCGCATCGGCAGAAAGCGCAGGCAGCCATCCGCCTCCGAAGAAAACACAGGCTCCAGAACTTCCTGA
- the purD gene encoding phosphoribosylamine--glycine ligase has product MKVLVVGSGAREHAIAWKFHTSTRNNGVFCAPGNAGTGEFAVNLDIDVSDTRAILSAVNEYGIKLVFIGPEVPLSRGLADELRKNSIPTVGPGADGAKLESSKAYSKEFMLRHQIPTAKARIVKNSGELEAALKDFQLPLVVKKSGLAAGKGVLETSDLVRAREFAESQLKDGEVVIEEFLKGYEISIFALSDGKNYLLCPPAADYKKAGDGNQGPNTGGMGAVCPVPWFDASLMPEIEETIIRPSFQGLRNDGIDFRGILYFGLMITAEGPKVLEYNVRFGDPEAQAVIPLMETDFANLFEAVANQTLETQQLSISPLQSICVVVAADGYPDEYRKNLKVELPDIRLEKRQHLFHASTMERDGELVTGGGRCFSVVGKGTELLKARNRCYELASQVKFPGAWYRKDIGNRIFGEDAD; this is encoded by the coding sequence TTGAAAGTTTTAGTTGTGGGCAGTGGTGCCCGTGAACACGCCATTGCCTGGAAATTTCACACAAGCACCAGGAATAACGGAGTTTTTTGCGCACCGGGAAACGCCGGCACCGGGGAATTTGCGGTGAATCTGGACATTGACGTCAGCGACACCAGGGCAATTCTGTCTGCAGTGAATGAATATGGCATAAAACTTGTCTTTATCGGACCTGAGGTCCCCCTTTCCAGAGGTCTGGCGGATGAACTGCGAAAGAACTCAATACCCACTGTAGGCCCGGGAGCTGACGGCGCAAAGCTCGAGTCCAGCAAGGCGTACAGTAAAGAGTTCATGCTTCGCCACCAAATTCCCACAGCCAAAGCCCGGATCGTAAAAAACTCCGGGGAACTTGAGGCTGCCTTGAAGGATTTCCAGCTTCCGCTTGTTGTCAAAAAGAGCGGCCTGGCAGCCGGAAAGGGCGTACTGGAAACATCTGACCTGGTCCGGGCAAGGGAGTTTGCAGAAAGTCAGCTGAAAGACGGAGAAGTGGTAATAGAAGAATTTCTCAAAGGCTATGAGATATCCATTTTTGCACTCAGCGACGGAAAAAATTACCTTCTCTGCCCCCCTGCAGCAGACTATAAAAAAGCCGGTGACGGCAACCAGGGCCCTAACACCGGCGGAATGGGAGCGGTTTGTCCCGTCCCCTGGTTCGATGCATCTCTTATGCCGGAGATTGAGGAAACGATTATCCGCCCCAGTTTTCAGGGCCTGCGGAATGACGGCATCGATTTTCGGGGAATCCTCTACTTCGGATTGATGATAACCGCGGAAGGACCAAAGGTGCTGGAATACAACGTGCGCTTCGGAGATCCTGAAGCTCAGGCCGTAATCCCGTTGATGGAAACTGATTTCGCCAATCTTTTTGAAGCGGTGGCAAACCAGACCCTGGAGACCCAGCAGCTCAGTATTTCTCCCCTCCAGTCTATTTGCGTAGTGGTGGCTGCAGACGGCTATCCCGACGAATACCGGAAGAATCTGAAAGTTGAACTTCCTGATATCAGACTTGAAAAGCGACAGCACCTCTTTCACGCATCCACAATGGAGCGGGACGGTGAGCTTGTAACAGGCGGGGGAAGATGCTTCTCTGTGGTAGGAAAAGGTACCGAATTACTGAAGGCAAGAAACCGATGTTACGAACTGGCCTCCCAGGTGAAGTTTCCCGGAGCATGGTACCGGAAAGATATCGGAAATCGAATATTCGGAGAGGATGCCGACTGA
- the purF gene encoding amidophosphoribosyltransferase, whose product MKNHKLGHYCGVVGLFSREPSNIPQDLYFPLFALQHRGQESAGIAYREDDQTVVHKDLGMVSSVLGKYLEKPHSSHAGIGHVRYSTHGGNKKENAQPLVVNSNKGEIAIAHNGNLTNTKELKEELFQEGAIFQTSSDTEVILHLISRCRKDGFHEALMHSLGRLKGAFSMVALHDDSLIAIRDPWGFRPLYIGWKNQKTYLASESVALDMMQVTEYRSVQPGEVIIINQEGESSYFIPRNPREGTHQCIFEMIYFARPDSEIYDSSVHNFRKRIGAALAKKDRELLNSPHPGGDIVVPVPDSGTIAALGYAQHAEIPFEMGLTRNHYTGRSFILPSTAERELAVRLKLHPVRSVIQGRRVFLIDDSLVRGTTAKILVKLIKEAGAAEVHLRLSAPEIRWPCFFGIDIPTRKELISNSLSPEELSKHVGADSLQFLQEEDLKTASGSPGKFCFSCFNGDYPFEVPLRPEARQATPRDKNRG is encoded by the coding sequence GTGAAGAATCATAAACTCGGACATTACTGCGGGGTTGTAGGCTTATTCAGTCGCGAACCCTCCAACATTCCTCAGGATCTGTATTTTCCGCTATTCGCGCTCCAGCACAGGGGCCAGGAAAGTGCCGGTATCGCCTACCGCGAAGATGATCAGACTGTGGTTCACAAGGATCTCGGGATGGTGAGCAGTGTTCTGGGGAAATATCTGGAGAAACCCCACAGTTCACATGCGGGCATCGGACATGTCCGCTACTCCACCCACGGAGGCAATAAAAAAGAAAATGCACAGCCTCTGGTGGTGAACAGCAACAAGGGCGAAATCGCAATAGCTCATAACGGGAATCTGACGAATACCAAGGAATTGAAAGAGGAGCTGTTTCAGGAAGGGGCCATCTTTCAAACCAGTTCGGACACCGAAGTAATACTTCACCTCATTAGCAGATGCAGAAAAGACGGGTTTCATGAGGCCCTCATGCACAGCCTGGGAAGACTGAAGGGTGCATTTTCCATGGTCGCTCTCCACGATGACAGCCTCATAGCTATCAGGGACCCATGGGGATTCCGCCCCCTGTATATCGGTTGGAAGAACCAAAAAACCTACCTTGCATCGGAAAGCGTTGCCCTGGATATGATGCAGGTCACCGAGTACCGCTCCGTCCAGCCTGGAGAGGTGATTATCATCAACCAGGAAGGTGAATCATCCTATTTTATTCCCAGGAATCCCCGGGAGGGGACTCATCAGTGCATCTTCGAGATGATCTACTTCGCCCGGCCTGATTCGGAAATATACGATTCTTCTGTTCACAACTTCAGAAAGCGAATCGGCGCAGCCCTGGCGAAGAAGGATCGGGAACTGCTGAACAGCCCCCACCCCGGCGGAGATATTGTCGTACCGGTTCCGGACAGCGGAACCATTGCCGCTCTGGGCTACGCCCAACATGCGGAAATTCCCTTTGAGATGGGCCTCACCAGAAATCACTATACCGGAAGATCTTTTATTCTCCCCAGCACCGCAGAACGGGAGCTTGCAGTACGGCTCAAACTTCATCCGGTACGTTCTGTGATCCAGGGTCGCAGGGTTTTTCTCATCGATGACAGCCTTGTACGGGGAACAACCGCAAAAATTCTGGTCAAACTCATCAAGGAAGCCGGTGCAGCAGAAGTTCACCTTCGCCTTTCCGCTCCGGAGATTCGATGGCCCTGTTTTTTCGGGATTGATATCCCCACCAGGAAGGAACTGATCAGCAACAGTCTTTCACCCGAAGAGCTTTCTAAGCACGTTGGCGCCGACAGCCTGCAATTTCTTCAGGAAGAGGATCTGAAAACGGCAAGCGGTTCACCCGGCAAATTCTGCTTTTCCTGCTTTAACGGTGATTACCCTTTTGAAGTTCCACTCCGCCCTGAAGCACGACAGGCAACCCCCAGAGACAAAAACCGCGGATAA
- the rlmB gene encoding 23S rRNA (guanosine(2251)-2'-O)-methyltransferase RlmB, translated as MAKTNKSGVLFALHDIEEFLRGNKAPLRQITLDYSPDLNRREKEILELCKKKSVKLRQLSQDGFSAAISGMFGQSRPKGLRHIVLHVPESMLTPMQHAGELEDLIHNSESPNSLILVLDGITDPHNLGAILRSADMFSVHAVVLPKKRSVHVNDTVRRISAGASHHMPVFYVSNLSRTLDMLKEEGYWIYAADLDGKSPSRLRLSGKTVLVMGSEGKGLGNEVKKHADDVVTIPTSGNVDSLNVSVAAGILMYAVREQMPVED; from the coding sequence ATGGCGAAGACGAATAAATCCGGAGTGCTGTTTGCCCTCCACGATATTGAAGAATTTCTCAGAGGCAACAAAGCTCCTTTACGACAGATCACTCTGGATTACTCTCCTGATTTGAACAGGCGGGAAAAAGAGATCCTGGAGTTGTGCAAAAAGAAGTCGGTAAAACTTCGCCAACTCTCCCAGGATGGCTTCAGCGCAGCGATTTCCGGCATGTTCGGACAGTCCCGCCCAAAGGGACTGAGGCATATTGTCCTTCATGTTCCGGAATCAATGCTTACTCCCATGCAGCATGCCGGTGAACTTGAGGATCTCATCCACAATTCTGAATCCCCGAATTCCCTCATTCTGGTGCTGGACGGAATTACTGATCCCCACAATCTGGGTGCGATTCTGCGCAGTGCTGATATGTTTTCTGTTCATGCCGTAGTGCTCCCAAAGAAGCGCAGTGTTCATGTGAACGATACCGTACGGCGCATATCCGCCGGTGCAAGCCATCATATGCCGGTTTTCTATGTGAGTAATCTTTCCAGGACTCTTGATATGCTGAAAGAAGAAGGCTACTGGATCTACGCCGCCGACCTGGATGGAAAATCTCCATCCCGACTCCGCCTATCCGGAAAAACCGTGCTGGTTATGGGCAGTGAGGGCAAGGGCCTGGGAAACGAAGTGAAAAAGCATGCGGATGATGTTGTAACCATTCCCACATCGGGGAACGTGGACTCCCTGAATGTTTCAGTTGCCGCAGGAATACTCATGTATGCAGTGCGGGAACAGATGCCGGTGGAGGATTGA
- the purM gene encoding phosphoribosylformylglycinamidine cyclo-ligase, translating into MKPKNYAEAGVDIEKGDAFARHIAGIQSPAVSRGIGGFAGGIELDMTGISNPVMLSSTDGVGTKLLVARRLETYDTLGIDLVAMCVNDLAVAGVRPQVFLDYIACGKIQNTVLEELMKGIVTGCEQAGCTLAGGETAEMPDVYRPDDFDLAGFCSGVGDKSRLLPRSGEIQEGDLLLAFPSSGVHSNGFSLARKLLEDAGDEIWRQLLTPTRIYVEDFMPFHEKGLVKAAAHITGGGVEGNLQRILPQGAIPDLTWDWEAPEIFTRIRNLKQTPEPELRKVFNMGLGLIMVVSPSDLDEARSLARQRGVELIEAGKIVRG; encoded by the coding sequence ATGAAGCCCAAAAATTATGCGGAAGCGGGAGTTGATATCGAAAAAGGAGACGCCTTTGCACGCCATATTGCAGGAATTCAGTCTCCGGCAGTTTCCCGGGGAATCGGAGGATTCGCCGGAGGAATTGAACTGGATATGACGGGAATCAGCAATCCGGTAATGCTCAGTTCCACCGACGGGGTGGGTACCAAACTCCTGGTGGCACGACGCCTGGAAACCTATGATACCCTGGGAATCGACCTGGTCGCCATGTGTGTGAATGATCTTGCGGTGGCCGGTGTACGCCCCCAGGTTTTTCTGGACTACATTGCATGCGGTAAAATCCAAAATACTGTTCTTGAAGAACTGATGAAGGGCATTGTCACCGGCTGTGAACAGGCCGGCTGTACGCTGGCAGGAGGTGAAACAGCGGAAATGCCGGATGTCTACCGTCCCGACGACTTTGATCTTGCGGGATTCTGCAGCGGTGTGGGTGACAAGTCCCGGCTGTTACCCCGCTCCGGCGAAATTCAGGAGGGAGATCTTCTCCTTGCCTTCCCTTCCAGCGGCGTTCATTCCAATGGATTCTCCCTGGCCCGGAAACTTCTTGAAGATGCCGGGGATGAAATTTGGCGGCAGTTGCTGACTCCCACCAGAATATACGTGGAAGATTTCATGCCGTTTCATGAAAAAGGACTGGTCAAAGCAGCCGCCCACATTACCGGAGGCGGCGTGGAAGGAAATCTTCAGCGAATTCTGCCCCAGGGTGCAATTCCCGATCTGACCTGGGACTGGGAGGCACCGGAAATTTTCACCCGGATCAGGAATCTGAAACAAACCCCAGAACCAGAATTGCGCAAAGTTTTCAACATGGGACTCGGTCTTATAATGGTGGTATCCCCATCAGACCTGGATGAGGCCCGTTCCCTGGCCCGACAACGGGGTGTAGAGCTGATCGAAGCGGGGAAGATTGTCCGTGGCTGA
- the purN gene encoding phosphoribosylglycinamide formyltransferase encodes MADIAVFASGTGTNFKAIHRDLTSDSRHRVSLLISDRKNSGALKFASENGIPAEFISYSNRSRQDAEQEILKYLAGSDVRLIVLAGFMKLLSPLIINAYPDRIINIHPSLLPRHPGTRGIEQSWESGDDYLGISIHYVDEGMDTGRIILQQAFHRSEVTSLEEAEKHIHQLEHYWYPRTIRSLLDSHENENGD; translated from the coding sequence GTGGCTGACATTGCAGTTTTTGCATCCGGAACAGGCACAAATTTTAAGGCAATCCACCGGGATCTGACATCTGATTCCCGTCACCGTGTCAGTCTGCTGATCAGCGATCGGAAGAATTCAGGAGCCCTGAAATTCGCCTCAGAGAACGGAATCCCCGCCGAGTTTATCAGCTACTCAAACCGATCCCGGCAGGATGCTGAACAGGAGATTCTGAAATATCTTGCGGGAAGTGATGTCCGGCTCATTGTGCTTGCCGGGTTCATGAAACTCCTCAGCCCCTTGATTATCAATGCATATCCTGACAGAATCATAAACATTCATCCGTCACTGCTTCCCCGGCACCCCGGCACACGGGGTATTGAGCAAAGCTGGGAGAGCGGAGATGATTACCTGGGAATATCCATCCATTATGTGGATGAGGGCATGGATACCGGCCGAATCATCCTGCAGCAGGCATTTCACCGCTCTGAGGTGACCAGCCTGGAAGAAGCCGAAAAACATATTCACCAGCTCGAGCATTATTGGTACCCCAGAACCATACGCAGTCTGCTCGATTCCCATGAAAACGAAAATGGAGACTGA
- a CDS encoding YaaR family protein, with translation MDRIDGTGGFLFRPDHPLPEKKKKTNSAKKPSRGMFGKLLSKTEVSESEFSTLPGTPIESDDQLREIIDTIHSTGEQILKYPGPDTLARYRQAVGDFIRHVSSNAYQVDEQISRRDVLNQKKYSIIRIVNEKLEKLSRSVLSSQNRQMDMLGGMEEIQGLLVDLLHVS, from the coding sequence ATGGATCGCATAGATGGAACCGGAGGGTTCCTGTTTCGTCCGGATCATCCTCTTCCGGAAAAGAAGAAAAAAACCAATTCCGCCAAAAAACCATCCAGAGGCATGTTCGGTAAGTTGCTTTCCAAAACCGAAGTGAGCGAATCCGAGTTTTCAACACTTCCCGGTACTCCAATTGAGAGTGACGATCAGTTGCGGGAAATAATTGACACCATTCACAGCACAGGTGAACAGATTCTGAAATATCCCGGTCCGGATACCCTGGCGCGCTACCGCCAGGCGGTGGGAGATTTTATCCGACATGTGAGTAGCAATGCCTATCAGGTGGATGAGCAGATTTCCCGCCGGGATGTTCTGAACCAGAAAAAATACAGCATCATTCGAATAGTGAACGAGAAGCTGGAGAAGCTTTCCCGCTCTGTTCTCTCATCTCAAAACAGGCAGATGGATATGCTTGGCGGGATGGAGGAAATTCAGGGACTCCTGGTGGATCTGCTCCACGTAAGCTGA